One stretch of Saccharopolyspora erythraea DNA includes these proteins:
- a CDS encoding MCE family protein, with the protein MRKPPLTRMLAVACVLALAATAGVWWLFSGSERRITAYFDAAVGVYPGGDVRILGVAVGTVDEVRPNGRTVRVDMSLDRDVDVPADAGAVLVSPSVVSDRYVQLAPVYKGGPTMEDGAVIPSDRTATPVELDQVYRSLNQLTTALGPQGANADGALTELLNTGAANLDGNGKALADSIRHLGELGTTMSGNSEEFFGTVDNLQRFTSMLAANDEQVRRFNTQMQQVSSFLAAERGDFAAAMAELAVALGKVEGFVRDNRANLKSNVDQLNGVAQVLVKQKAALDESLNNAPLALSNLNNAYNGASGTLDTRANINELNQPPLVSVCKLLRQSGRQDVPLSLADACKSLQPVIDGVAPLPTPAQAINSLQKGQLPPLPLPLVDPSQGGGR; encoded by the coding sequence ATGAGGAAACCCCCGCTGACCCGGATGCTGGCCGTGGCCTGCGTGCTCGCGCTGGCCGCCACCGCAGGCGTGTGGTGGCTGTTCAGCGGCAGCGAGCGCCGGATCACCGCCTACTTCGACGCCGCGGTCGGCGTCTACCCGGGCGGCGACGTCCGGATCCTGGGCGTCGCGGTCGGCACCGTCGACGAGGTCAGGCCCAACGGCAGGACGGTGCGCGTGGACATGTCGCTGGACCGCGACGTCGACGTCCCCGCCGACGCGGGCGCCGTGCTGGTCTCGCCCAGCGTCGTCAGCGACCGCTACGTGCAGCTCGCACCGGTCTACAAGGGCGGCCCGACGATGGAGGACGGCGCGGTCATCCCAAGTGATCGGACCGCGACGCCGGTCGAGCTCGACCAGGTCTACCGCAGCCTCAACCAGCTGACCACGGCGCTCGGGCCGCAGGGCGCCAACGCCGACGGGGCGCTGACCGAGCTGCTCAACACCGGTGCGGCCAACCTGGACGGCAACGGCAAGGCGCTCGCCGACTCCATCCGCCACCTCGGCGAGCTGGGCACGACGATGTCGGGCAACAGCGAGGAGTTCTTCGGCACCGTCGACAACCTCCAGCGCTTCACCTCCATGCTGGCTGCCAACGACGAGCAGGTCCGGCGGTTCAACACCCAGATGCAGCAGGTCAGCTCCTTCCTCGCCGCAGAGCGCGGGGACTTCGCCGCGGCGATGGCCGAGCTCGCGGTCGCGCTGGGCAAGGTCGAGGGCTTCGTGCGCGACAACCGGGCGAACCTCAAGTCCAACGTGGACCAGCTCAACGGCGTCGCGCAGGTCCTGGTGAAGCAGAAGGCCGCGCTCGACGAGTCGCTGAACAACGCACCGCTGGCGCTGAGCAACCTGAACAACGCCTACAACGGCGCGTCGGGCACCCTCGACACCCGGGCGAACATCAACGAGCTGAACCAGCCGCCGCTGGTGTCGGTCTGCAAGCTCCTGCGGCAGTCGGGCCGCCAGGACGTGCCGCTGTCGCTGGCCGACGCCTGCAAGTCGCTGCAACCGGTCATCGACGGCGTGGCACCGCTGCCCACACCGGCGCAGGCCATCAACTCCCTGCAGAAGGGCCAGCTGCCACCGCTTCCCCTGCCGCTCGTCGACCCGTCGCAGGGAGGTGGCCGGTGA
- a CDS encoding MCE family protein, giving the protein MARRIGPRGMRRPSATVRLVALGAAALVLLSGCGFRGVDSMPLPGGADVGSDPYTVKVRFQDVLDLVPNAGVRVNDVPVGRVSEIGLARDSWQAEVTVQVNGDVRLPANATARLRQSSLLGEKYVELGQPAEPVQPVGKLVDGDVIDLARTSRNPEVEEVLGAMSMLLNGGGVAQLQNITKELNAALEGRESDVRSLLSNVDELVAGLDAQRGDITRALDSVNRLSASLNAQRGNIDTALRDIEPGLRVLNEQRGQLVTMLQSLDKLSGVATNVVDQSKDDLVHNLNQLAPTLRELAAAGEDLPKSLEVLLTFPFPDNAVEGIKGSDYTNLYVNVDLNLTNILDNLGRSRQPLIHPPNGLPPLPLPGLTPEQPAPEQSPTTHPQPKPEPEKESGSWWENLFGGGDR; this is encoded by the coding sequence ATGGCGCGCAGAATAGGGCCGCGCGGCATGCGGCGGCCGTCCGCGACGGTGCGGCTGGTCGCGCTGGGCGCGGCGGCGCTCGTGCTGCTCAGCGGCTGCGGGTTCCGCGGCGTCGACAGCATGCCGCTGCCCGGCGGCGCCGACGTCGGCAGCGACCCCTACACGGTGAAGGTGCGCTTCCAGGACGTGCTGGACCTGGTGCCCAACGCCGGCGTGCGGGTCAACGACGTGCCGGTCGGCCGCGTCTCGGAGATCGGGCTCGCCCGGGACTCCTGGCAGGCCGAGGTGACGGTGCAGGTCAACGGTGACGTGAGGCTGCCGGCCAACGCCACCGCCCGGCTGCGCCAGTCCAGCCTGCTGGGCGAGAAGTACGTCGAGCTCGGTCAGCCCGCCGAACCGGTGCAGCCGGTGGGCAAACTGGTCGACGGCGACGTGATCGACCTGGCGCGCACCAGCCGCAACCCCGAAGTCGAAGAGGTGCTGGGCGCGATGTCCATGCTCCTAAACGGCGGCGGCGTCGCGCAGCTGCAGAACATCACCAAGGAGCTCAACGCCGCGCTGGAGGGCCGCGAGTCCGACGTGCGCAGCCTGCTGTCCAACGTGGACGAGCTGGTCGCGGGCCTGGACGCGCAGCGCGGCGACATCACCCGCGCCCTGGACAGCGTCAACCGGCTCAGCGCCAGCCTCAACGCCCAGCGCGGCAACATCGACACCGCCCTGCGCGACATCGAGCCCGGACTCCGTGTCCTCAACGAGCAGCGTGGCCAGCTGGTCACCATGCTCCAGTCGCTGGACAAGCTCAGCGGTGTCGCCACGAACGTGGTCGACCAGAGCAAGGACGACCTGGTGCACAACCTCAACCAGCTCGCGCCGACGCTGCGCGAGCTGGCGGCGGCGGGCGAGGACCTGCCCAAGTCGCTGGAGGTGCTGCTCACCTTCCCGTTCCCGGACAACGCCGTGGAAGGCATCAAGGGCAGCGACTACACCAACCTCTACGTCAACGTCGATCTCAACCTGACCAACATCCTGGACAACCTCGGCCGCAGCAGGCAGCCGCTGATCCACCCGCCGAACGGGTTGCCGCCGCTGCCGCTGCCGGGTCTCACGCCGGAGCAGCCCGCCCCGGAGCAGAGCCCGACCACCCACCCCCAGCCGAAACCGGAACCCGAGAAGGAGTCCGGTAGCTGGTGGGAGAACCTCTTCGGTGGAGGAGACAGATGA
- a CDS encoding MCE family protein, with amino-acid sequence MSSFQQRDPLKIGIAGILVLVLAVVLAMNFESLPFVGGKTYQAHFTEAAGIKPDAEVRVAGVKVGSVSDVELDGDHVTVSFRVRDAWLGDHTTAAIKIKTLLGQKYLALDPQGGQELSTSDPIPVQRTMSPYDVIEAFSDLSNTVGQIDTKQLADSFRVMSDTFAGTPDEVTGALDGLSALSRTIASRDEQLEQLLTNTSNVSKTVADRNAEFERLLADGNLLLEEIRHRRESISSLLDGTRELSAQLSGLVDDNAAQLGPTLEQLDRVTKLLQRNQDNLDASLARFAPFTRLFSNVLGNGRWFDTYICGLLPPAVGPINQKGCQP; translated from the coding sequence ATGAGCTCCTTCCAGCAGCGCGACCCGCTCAAGATCGGCATCGCAGGCATCCTGGTGCTGGTGCTGGCGGTCGTCCTCGCGATGAACTTCGAGAGCCTGCCGTTCGTGGGCGGCAAGACCTACCAGGCGCACTTCACCGAGGCGGCGGGCATCAAGCCCGACGCCGAGGTGCGGGTGGCCGGGGTGAAGGTCGGCTCGGTCAGCGACGTCGAGCTCGACGGCGACCACGTGACGGTGTCGTTCCGCGTCAGGGACGCCTGGCTCGGTGACCACACCACCGCCGCCATCAAGATCAAGACGCTGCTCGGGCAGAAGTACCTCGCGCTGGACCCGCAGGGCGGCCAGGAGCTTTCCACTTCGGACCCGATCCCGGTGCAGCGCACGATGTCGCCCTACGACGTCATCGAGGCGTTCAGCGACCTGTCCAACACGGTCGGCCAGATCGACACCAAGCAGCTCGCAGACAGCTTCCGGGTCATGTCCGACACCTTCGCCGGCACACCCGACGAGGTCACCGGCGCGCTCGACGGCCTTTCGGCGCTGTCGCGGACCATCGCCTCGCGCGACGAGCAGCTCGAACAGCTGCTGACCAACACCAGCAACGTGTCGAAAACCGTCGCCGACCGCAACGCGGAGTTCGAGAGGCTGCTGGCCGACGGGAACCTGCTGCTGGAGGAGATCCGCCACCGGCGGGAGTCGATCTCGTCGCTGCTGGACGGCACCCGCGAGCTGTCGGCGCAGCTGAGCGGGCTGGTCGACGACAACGCCGCGCAGCTCGGCCCGACCCTGGAGCAGCTCGACCGGGTGACCAAGCTGCTCCAGCGCAACCAGGACAACCTCGACGCGAGCCTGGCGAGGTTCGCGCCGTTCACCCGGCTGTTCTCCAACGTGCTCGGCAACGGCCGCTGGTTCGACACCTACATCTGCGGTCTGCTGCCACCCGCCGTCGGCCCGATCAACCAGAAGGGCTGCCAGCCATGA
- a CDS encoding CHAT domain-containing protein has translation MTDDADRQSDRFRGLQRWAGGNTGSQSRTDSGSTWFSNPSTGPQQPPQAAQPPPQAAQQPPEQPRTPEQRYAAAIAEMNRIVATLDFDALHWVTDVFRTTASALHESDPARAGVLNNLGSAAQLTHLRTGDRADLEDAVAYYRSAASTARDDDPDLVLYRCNLALALADQAGRSGDAEGAAESIRVAREAVEGTPRRDQRRGMALVRLGNALKLHARLADDPKSDDESINVFREAVRSSAAGDSAPELLINLGSALLRRYERAAAVEDLDEGITHLSTGAGAMADSDPRRTALCHLANAQRLRFQHNGDLADLNAAINELIGVLGVLDAGHPLLGKAIWNLAATVIEHVDCTGEPSQLRRVLRPITPAVRGISGDDADRAVALAGYGALLRRHFLHGAEAPVIDAAVTACEAAADSAADSAKRYAVLNSLATTLVSRYEHSPDLADLDRAEEVAREAAELSPQESRPQHTALTLLGLVTMHRFRQTSRTRDLESAVDHFDRALSAMPEDAPARAAVATHLGRALQTLHQRSGRRKLYRWARRILTEAAAQATAPADQRLRAASLCGRLAAQAQRWAEALESFSTALELLPLVTRGKRVVASPGVQQRWALITADAAACAVENGEPERAVELLEHGRSAILADFLPTGGELGELHRDHPDLADEAVRLRRLLDRPDEEPALAGLVDPDLGRLTTAWAALVDEVRAIPGHENHLRPLPIGELARAADEGAVVLVNLSRYRSDALIVFGGRVLTVPLSKATPDFAATQAANALAAVQDQDPEPLAEALDWLWQNITRPVLDRMGYLGSPGSGQRWPRIWWNVMGAAAFLPVHAATGRSGDSALDRVISSYTPTLGCLIRARHRPHPEGGKPLLAAGSAEQVGRELPRQNQVLARYWPTAAVVSTESTSPTDLLRLLPQHPWLHVCEPSTQYPSQPAAGLVLDREAPHRPLGVVEFGQLALEQAEFCYLGQCASAADTPSAAAMSLAATVAFTGFTHVVGTLWEVDEDSSVEAVADVYKTAFGQDATATDHCAHALHDSARRLREYYPDSPDRWAGHVHVGP, from the coding sequence ATGACGGACGATGCAGACCGGCAGAGCGACAGGTTTCGCGGGCTGCAGCGCTGGGCAGGCGGGAACACCGGATCGCAGAGCAGGACCGACTCCGGTTCCACCTGGTTCTCCAACCCATCCACCGGCCCGCAGCAGCCGCCGCAGGCCGCGCAGCCGCCCCCGCAGGCCGCGCAGCAGCCGCCCGAGCAGCCCAGGACGCCCGAGCAGCGCTACGCCGCGGCGATCGCCGAGATGAACCGCATCGTCGCGACGCTGGACTTCGATGCGCTGCACTGGGTCACCGACGTCTTCCGCACCACCGCGAGCGCGCTGCACGAGAGCGACCCGGCGCGTGCCGGCGTGCTGAACAACCTGGGCAGCGCGGCGCAGCTCACCCACCTGCGGACCGGTGACCGCGCCGACCTCGAGGACGCCGTCGCCTACTACCGCTCGGCCGCGTCGACCGCCCGCGACGACGACCCCGACCTGGTGCTCTACCGCTGCAACCTCGCGCTGGCGCTGGCCGACCAGGCCGGCCGGAGCGGCGACGCCGAGGGCGCCGCCGAGAGCATCCGGGTGGCGCGCGAGGCGGTCGAGGGGACCCCGCGCCGCGACCAGCGCAGGGGCATGGCGCTGGTGCGCCTCGGCAACGCGCTCAAGCTGCACGCCAGGCTGGCCGACGACCCGAAGTCCGACGACGAGTCGATCAACGTCTTCCGCGAGGCGGTCCGCAGCAGCGCGGCCGGCGACTCCGCGCCGGAGCTGCTGATCAACCTCGGCTCGGCGCTGCTGCGCCGCTACGAGCGGGCCGCGGCGGTCGAGGACCTGGACGAGGGCATCACCCACCTGAGCACCGGCGCCGGGGCCATGGCCGACAGCGACCCGCGCCGCACCGCGCTGTGCCACCTGGCCAACGCGCAGCGGCTGCGCTTCCAGCACAACGGCGACCTCGCCGACCTCAACGCCGCGATCAACGAGCTGATCGGCGTGCTCGGGGTGCTGGACGCGGGCCACCCGCTGCTGGGCAAGGCGATCTGGAACCTCGCGGCCACGGTCATCGAGCACGTCGACTGCACGGGTGAGCCAAGCCAGCTGCGCCGGGTGCTGCGTCCGATCACCCCGGCGGTGCGCGGCATCTCGGGCGACGACGCGGATCGCGCGGTCGCGCTCGCCGGCTACGGGGCCCTGCTGCGCAGGCACTTCCTGCACGGCGCCGAGGCACCGGTGATCGACGCCGCTGTCACCGCCTGCGAGGCCGCCGCGGACTCGGCCGCGGACTCGGCCAAGCGCTACGCGGTGCTCAACTCGCTGGCCACGACGCTGGTGTCCCGCTACGAGCACAGCCCGGACCTGGCCGACCTGGACCGCGCCGAGGAGGTCGCGCGGGAGGCCGCCGAGCTCTCGCCGCAGGAGAGCAGGCCGCAGCACACCGCGCTGACGCTGCTCGGGCTGGTCACCATGCACCGCTTCCGGCAGACCTCCCGGACCCGCGACCTGGAGTCCGCCGTCGACCACTTCGACCGGGCGCTGTCGGCGATGCCCGAGGACGCGCCCGCGCGGGCGGCCGTCGCAACGCACCTGGGCCGGGCGCTGCAGACGCTGCACCAGCGTTCCGGCCGCCGCAAGCTCTACCGCTGGGCGCGGCGGATCCTCACCGAGGCGGCGGCGCAGGCCACCGCCCCGGCCGATCAGCGGCTGCGCGCGGCGAGCCTGTGCGGCCGGCTCGCCGCGCAGGCGCAGCGCTGGGCCGAGGCGCTGGAGTCGTTCAGCACGGCGCTGGAGCTGCTGCCGCTGGTCACCAGGGGCAAGCGGGTGGTCGCCTCACCCGGCGTGCAGCAGCGGTGGGCGTTGATCACCGCGGACGCGGCGGCGTGCGCGGTGGAGAACGGCGAGCCCGAGCGCGCGGTGGAGCTGCTGGAGCACGGCCGGTCGGCGATCCTGGCCGACTTCCTGCCCACCGGTGGCGAGCTGGGCGAGCTGCACCGCGACCATCCGGACCTGGCCGACGAGGCGGTGCGGCTGCGCAGGCTGCTGGACCGGCCGGACGAGGAACCGGCGCTGGCCGGCCTGGTCGATCCCGACCTGGGCAGGCTCACCACCGCGTGGGCGGCGCTGGTCGACGAGGTGCGCGCGATCCCCGGCCACGAGAACCACCTGCGGCCACTGCCCATCGGCGAGCTCGCGCGGGCGGCCGACGAGGGCGCTGTGGTGCTGGTCAACCTCAGCCGCTACCGCTCCGACGCGCTGATCGTCTTCGGCGGGCGGGTGCTGACCGTGCCGCTGTCCAAGGCGACGCCGGACTTCGCCGCGACGCAGGCGGCCAACGCCCTCGCGGCGGTCCAGGACCAGGACCCCGAGCCGCTGGCAGAGGCGCTGGACTGGCTGTGGCAGAACATCACGCGCCCGGTCCTGGACCGGATGGGCTACCTGGGCTCGCCCGGCTCCGGCCAGCGCTGGCCGCGGATCTGGTGGAACGTGATGGGCGCGGCGGCGTTCCTGCCGGTGCACGCCGCCACCGGGCGCTCCGGCGACAGCGCGCTGGACCGCGTGATCTCCTCTTACACCCCGACCCTGGGCTGCCTGATCCGCGCCAGGCACCGACCGCACCCGGAAGGCGGCAAGCCGCTGCTGGCGGCGGGTTCGGCCGAGCAGGTCGGCCGCGAGCTGCCGCGGCAGAACCAGGTGCTGGCGCGGTACTGGCCGACGGCGGCGGTGGTGTCGACGGAGAGCACCAGCCCCACCGACCTGCTCCGGCTGCTGCCGCAGCACCCGTGGCTGCACGTGTGCGAGCCGAGCACGCAGTACCCGTCGCAGCCCGCGGCGGGCCTGGTCCTGGACCGGGAGGCACCGCACCGCCCGCTGGGCGTGGTCGAGTTCGGCCAGCTCGCGCTGGAGCAGGCCGAGTTCTGCTACCTGGGCCAGTGCGCGAGCGCCGCCGACACCCCGTCGGCGGCGGCGATGTCGCTGGCCGCGACGGTGGCCTTCACCGGCTTCACCCACGTCGTGGGGACGCTGTGGGAGGTCGACGAGGACAGCAGCGTGGAGGCGGTCGCCGACGTCTACAAGACCGCGTTCGGGCAGGACGCGACGGCCACCGACCACTGCGCCCACGCCCTGCACGACAGCGCCCGGCGGCTGCGCGAGTACTACCCGGACTCGCCCGACCGCTGGGCCGGGCACGTCCACGTCGGCCCCTGA
- a CDS encoding MCE family protein has protein sequence MISRKVRLQIVAFLAIALVGVGYTSARYAGLDRLFGSRGYVVTMQLADTGGVFDNAEVTYRGVPVGRVGTMRLTHDGVEVPLDIDSGTRIPADVEAVVALRSAVGEQYVDLRPKSDRGPYLREGSVIAQERTQTPLPVEDLMTNLDAFSKSVPTESLRTVVNELGTAFRDNGGNLQRVIDTTREFTAAAQQHLPQTKQLLADGKTVLATQNEQGSSIRSFSQDLRLLSEQLQRSDGDLRSVIQQAPPAAAQVSGLIRENDQLGPLLANLTSTSQLISAHKDGVEQLMTLYPAVVTASNSVMPGDGRAHFGLVLNVFDPLPCTAGYESTQRRPGNEMTPVPLNTQAYCAEPPGSDTSVRGAQNAPGQ, from the coding sequence ATGATCTCGCGGAAGGTACGGCTCCAGATCGTCGCGTTCCTCGCCATCGCCCTGGTCGGGGTCGGCTACACCAGCGCCCGCTACGCCGGGCTGGACCGGCTGTTCGGCTCGCGCGGCTACGTCGTGACGATGCAGCTCGCCGACACCGGCGGCGTCTTCGACAACGCCGAGGTGACCTACCGCGGCGTTCCCGTCGGGCGGGTCGGCACCATGCGGCTGACCCACGACGGCGTGGAGGTGCCGCTGGACATCGACTCCGGCACGCGCATCCCCGCCGACGTGGAGGCGGTCGTCGCGCTGCGCTCGGCCGTCGGCGAGCAGTACGTCGACCTGCGGCCCAAGTCCGACCGCGGCCCCTACCTGCGCGAAGGCTCGGTGATCGCCCAGGAGCGGACGCAGACGCCGCTGCCGGTCGAGGACCTGATGACCAACCTGGACGCGTTCTCCAAGTCGGTGCCGACCGAGTCGCTTCGCACGGTCGTCAACGAGCTCGGCACCGCCTTCCGGGACAACGGCGGCAACCTCCAGCGGGTCATCGACACCACCCGCGAGTTCACCGCCGCCGCACAGCAGCACCTGCCGCAGACCAAGCAGCTGCTTGCCGACGGCAAGACGGTGCTGGCGACGCAGAACGAGCAGGGCTCGTCGATCCGCTCCTTCAGCCAGGACCTGCGGCTGCTCTCCGAGCAACTGCAGCGCTCCGACGGCGACCTGCGCTCGGTGATCCAGCAGGCGCCGCCTGCGGCCGCGCAGGTCAGCGGACTGATCCGGGAGAACGACCAGCTCGGGCCGCTGCTGGCGAACCTGACCAGCACCTCGCAGCTGATCTCGGCCCACAAGGACGGCGTCGAGCAGCTCATGACGCTCTACCCGGCCGTGGTCACCGCCAGCAACTCGGTGATGCCCGGTGACGGCCGGGCCCACTTCGGCCTGGTGCTCAACGTTTTCGACCCGCTACCCTGCACCGCCGGTTACGAGTCCACGCAGCGGCGGCCGGGCAACGAGATGACCCCGGTGCCGCTGAACACCCAGGCGTACTGCGCCGAGCCGCCGGGCAGCGACACCTCGGTGCGCGGTGCGCAGAACGCGCCCGGCCAGTAG
- a CDS encoding MCE family protein, protein MNGRSITGPLVKFLVFVLVTVLATGILVLTIANNDLRSAETYTARFTDVTALNEGDEVRIAGVKVGEVQDIAVVDRRVAEVRFSVTDRRLPESVTATVKYRNLVGQRYISLEQGAGSPGRYLPAGGTIPLERTRPALDLTVLLGGFKPLFQALSPQDVNKLSFEIIQVLQGEGGTVESLLAHTASLTSTIASKDQVIGEVIDNLNGTLETVNARDDQLSELIVQLQQVVSGLAADRDSIGDAVTAMDGLTNTTAGLLSEARPGLQQDIAALGDLSKNLNDHERLTDHWLKNMPGKVETISRTAAHGSWFNFYMCQAQGTVGVGDLNLPLPLAPVTQPRCQR, encoded by the coding sequence GTGAACGGTCGCAGCATCACCGGGCCGCTGGTGAAGTTCCTGGTGTTCGTGCTGGTCACGGTGCTTGCCACCGGGATTCTGGTGCTCACCATCGCCAACAACGACCTGCGTTCGGCCGAGACCTACACCGCGCGGTTCACCGACGTCACCGCGCTCAACGAGGGTGACGAGGTGCGCATCGCCGGGGTCAAGGTCGGCGAGGTGCAGGACATCGCCGTCGTCGACCGCAGGGTCGCCGAGGTGCGGTTCAGCGTCACCGACCGCAGGCTGCCGGAGTCGGTGACGGCCACCGTCAAGTACCGGAACCTGGTGGGCCAGCGCTACATCTCGCTGGAGCAGGGCGCCGGTTCTCCCGGGCGCTACCTGCCCGCGGGCGGCACGATCCCGCTGGAGCGCACCCGTCCCGCGCTGGACCTGACCGTGCTGCTCGGCGGTTTCAAGCCGCTGTTCCAGGCGCTCTCGCCGCAGGACGTCAACAAGCTGTCCTTCGAGATCATCCAGGTCCTGCAGGGCGAGGGCGGCACGGTGGAGAGCCTGCTGGCCCACACCGCGTCGCTGACCTCGACGATCGCGTCGAAGGACCAGGTGATCGGTGAGGTCATCGACAACCTCAACGGCACGCTGGAGACGGTCAACGCACGCGACGATCAGCTCTCCGAGCTGATCGTGCAGCTGCAGCAGGTGGTGTCCGGCCTGGCCGCCGACCGCGACTCGATCGGCGACGCGGTCACCGCGATGGACGGGCTCACCAACACCACCGCCGGGCTGCTGTCGGAGGCACGTCCCGGTCTCCAGCAGGACATCGCGGCGCTGGGCGACCTGTCGAAGAACCTCAACGACCACGAGCGGCTCACCGACCACTGGCTGAAGAACATGCCCGGGAAGGTGGAGACCATCAGTCGCACCGCGGCGCACGGATCGTGGTTCAACTTCTACATGTGCCAGGCGCAGGGCACGGTCGGGGTCGGTGACCTCAACCTGCCGTTGCCGCTCGCGCCGGTCACCCAGCCGAGGTGTCAGCGATGA